The following coding sequences lie in one Apium graveolens cultivar Ventura chromosome 3, ASM990537v1, whole genome shotgun sequence genomic window:
- the LOC141714590 gene encoding uncharacterized protein LOC141714590, protein MIPIKVGSPSHRAINFDEISNEEGLGTNMELIDEVWDQAVEKMDKYKEMTKEHFSKKSKVKNFQIGDLVLRDTEASDPTNTRKLMPKWEGPYKVKEVLRPGTYKLMNMDGS, encoded by the coding sequence ATGATACCCATCAAGGTAGGATCACCTTCCCATAGAGCGATAAACTTCGATGAAATATCCAATGAAGAAGGACTCGGAACAAATATggagctaattgatgaagtcTGGGACCAAGCGGTAGAAAAAATGGATAAATATAAGGAGATGACAAAAGAGCACTTCAGTAAGAAATCCAAAGTCAAAAACTTTCAAATTGGAGACCTGGTTCTTCGAGACACAGAAGCCTCAGATCCTACAAACACTAGAAAgctaatgcccaaatgggaaggaccatataAAGTCAAGGAAGTCCTAAGGCCAGGAACCTATAAACTGATGAACATGGATGGCTCATAA